The window TAACGGATTTATCAGCTTTGATTATTACAGATGTATTTTGAGTTGATTCTACAATTATTTTAAGCCGTTTTCTTAAGGATTCATAAGTTACCTTGGCATTATCCAGATACAGACTGCCATACCTTGATATACTGATTGTAACAGCATCCTTTGAAACATTCATTCTTTCGGATGATGATTGTGGAAGTTGAACATTGATTCCATGAAGCATAATTGGAGTAATCAAAATAAAAACAATTAAAAGAACCATTGTAACATCAACAAGACTTGTAATATTTATCTGGCTGATCGGAGTGTATGAATACAATCTGCTTTTCATAGGTTCTGTGCCCTGACTAATTTCCTTTCTGTAAGAGAAAGGAATTCCCCTGCAAAATTATCTGTTTCTATTGATAACACTCTTAACTGGTTTGAGAAGAAATTGTATGCAACCAGAGCCGGGATCGCTACTACCAGACCTGCTACAGTTGTTATCAGTGCCTCAGCAACTCCCGGAGCAACAGTTCCAATACTTGCAGTGCCTTGCAAACTGACCTGCAGGAAGACGTTAAGTATACCCCATACTGTGCCTAACAATCCTATAAAAGGACTGACTCCTGCAGTTGTTGCAAGAAATCCTAAAAATCTCTCCAGCTTGAAGAATGAATCACTAACTGAACTTAACAGTGTCTTCTCTATGTATTTTAAATCTGAGGCAGTAATATCTTTCCCAATAGAATTAACTTTCTCACACCCTTGTTTATAGACCTGGAATACAGGAGAAAACCTGTGCTCTTCGCCATCCTTAATTGAGAGATTAAACACATTTTCAGAAGAAGAGTTTCTGAATATTCTTAAGAATTGTTTAGACGCGCGCTCTGCTTTTCTAATTGCCCTAAACTTTATAATGATTATAGTCCAGGCTATTACAGAAATTGCAAACAGTAAAAGAACAATTATTCTTCCAACCCACCCTGAATGCTGAAACGACAGAATCAAACTGCTATTCATAGCCCTCCTCACTCCTTCTATATGACAATAAAAATATACTATAAATTGTCATAACACACAAGTAAGTAATTCTCTATTCTCCACATCTGGTCAAACTAAATTTTAATAAAAATTACTTCAGGACTAACTATTGAACTGAATGAAGGTAGGATATATAATCATTGTCAATAAACGGGAGAGAAGAAATGTCTAGAAAAGAAATCAAAATAGAAAAAACAAACTGTAATTTTGAGAGAGAAGCTTTTATCAGACCTTTTGGATTTAAGGGTGGTTATATCACTGAAGCATGGCAATCCATTTCATCTCTAACCAGTTCATCAGGCAAAACCGGTCTGGGTATTGGAACGCAGAGTGTGCTCTGGAGTGATGCATCTGTGTTTAGTTCTCATAGTGAAGCGGGTGGCAATGCCTTGATGTTTGCTATGACAGAATTTGCTTTAAGACGAGCCAAAGAACTTGCGTTTTCTAACCCTATTGAGCTATTGGAAGAACTGGTTCCTCAGGTACATGAGTATGGTAAAAAGATAACCAATAATCCTGATCTAAGACTGACCTTTGCATTAAACTCGCTGGTTGGAGTTGATAATGCCGCATGGATGTTGTTTGCAAAAGAAAATAATGTTACGAATTTTGATGATATGATACCGGAAGAATACAGAGTATGTCTGTCATACAGGCATAAAAAACTTGCCAGTATTCCATTAATGGCTTATGCAATTCCTTTGAAGGAAATTGTAGATGCTGTAAAAGACGGCTACTTCTTCCTAAAGGTAAAAATAGGTTCTGATCCTGATAAGGATGGAGACAGAGAAAAGATGCTTCAGTGGGATATGAAGCGGATTGAAGAGATACATAAAGCAGTTGGAGACACAAGGATTGAGCATACGAAGGATGGTAAGATTCCATATTACTTTGATGCAAATGGCCGTTATGACACAAAGGAAAGGTTACAGAGGCTTCTTGACCATACAAAGAAGATAGGAGCATTTGACCAGATTGCAATCGTTGAAGAACCTTTTCCTGAGGAATATGAAGTAGATGTTAGTGACCTTGGAGTAAAGATTGCAGCTGATGAAAGCGCTCATTCTGACAAGGACGTAAAAAAGCGTATCCAGATGGGCTATGGGGCAATTGCCCTTAAACCCATTGCCAAGACCCTGAGCATGAGTTTGAAAATTCTTAAGGTTGCACATGAAGCAGAAGTTCCGTGCTTCTGTGCAGACTTGACAGTTACTCCTATTCTGGTGGACTGGAATAAAAATGTAGCAGCAAGGATTGGGCCTTTACCTGGTATGAGTATAGGAGTGCTTGAAACAAATGGACATCAGAATTACAAGCGCTGGGAAGAACTTATAAGGTTTCATCCGTGTTCCGGAGCTGAATGGATGAAAACAAAAGACGGCTTATTTAATTTGGATGATGATTTTTACAACCAGAGTGGGGGAATTTTCCAAATATCAGAACACTATCAAAGTTTAGTAGTATAATAAGTCAGAAATTTATTTTCTGTGCAAAATCGCCAAGAAGAGGCATCTTCCAGGTTTCACCAGCAAGCGCTTTTACAATACCAACTACTGCAAATATAATAACAACTATATTCAGGAGCCATCCAATTATTGGGATTAAGGAAAAAACAGTAGCTAATATTGCCAGTACTAATCCTTGTCTTGCATGAAACAAGACAAACTCATTATCCTTCTTAACAAGAAGGACAATCAAGCTTATCAGCCAGAAATAACTGATAACAGCTAGTGCCTTACCTTCTTCAATATCTTTTTTGTCTGTTTCTATTTCAGGCGTAACTGTTGCTTGCTCTACTTTTTTCTTTTCTGCCATTTTAGATCTCCTCTAATTTTCTCATATACATATAAGGATATTAAACTTTTGGCTAGTTGTCAATAGAAACTCCACAATTTATATTGCAAATGAGCAGGATTTATATTATGCTTAAAATTCGATAGGAGAAAATCTGATTTTGCCGATGGAAAATAGAGACAGAGAGATAGGTTTAAAAACTTTCATAATCGGCGCACTCCTGTGTTTTCTCGTCCCTGTAATGGCGCACTACTCCATAGATATTGTTCATGGCTCTTATCTGGCAATAGACTTCATGCCTGCAGGAGCCATATTCCTGTTTTTCATTCTTGTAGGCGGCATAGCGGTTATACTTAAATTGATAAGTAAGAGAATGGCCCTTAATTCCTCAGAGCTTCTGGTAATATACATTATGATGCTTGTAACCTCTTCAGTAGCAACAATGGGGCTTGGCGCACAGTTATTTCCGATGATCACAGCGCCATTTTACTTTGCAACCCCGACAAATAGATGGGCAGAGTTAATACAACCACATATAAAAAGCTGGATGGTGCCGCAGGGCAAAGAGGTAATAAGGCAGTTCTATGAAGGCATGCCAAAGGGAGCGAGTATACCCTGGGCAGCATGGCTCAAGCCAATATGTTTCTGGATGATATTCCTTATGTCCCTATATATGGTAATGATAACAATAGTGGTGATATTAAGAAAACAATGGGTAGAGAAGGAGAGATTGATATATCCGTTAGCGCAATTATCTATGGATATGGTGAAGGATGAAAACGGTTCCATAATAAGACCATTCTTCAAAAGCAGGATAATGTGGCTCGGATTTGCCATTCCATTCATAATCAGCTCAATAAATGGTTTTCATGACTATTTTCACTTCATACCTAAAATAAACCTCGTTAATAGTATCCCAATATTTCGTAACACTTTAAACATGTCCTTCAGAATAAGCTTTCCAATGATAGGATATGCGTACTTTATAAACATGCAGTTAGCGTTTAGTTTATGGTTTTTGTGCCTGTTATCAATAGTGATAAAAGGAATCTGTAACATTACAGGTTTTGGGTTCAATGAAAATCTAGGCATTTATGGAATAGCAGGTTCTCCAATGCTATACCATCAGCAGACTGGAGGAATAATAGTATTAGTATTAACAGGCTTGTGGATGGCAAGAGAGCATCTTAAGAATGTATTTGGTAAAGCATTTGGGCGAAGAAAAGATGTGGACGACACAAATGAGATACTGTCCTATAAAGCATCAATATACTTGCTCTTAACAGGTTTAATTGTAATGGGAACATGGCTGTACTTTAGCGGTATGCCCCTGATAACAGTTCCTGTATTCATGTTTTTTGCGCTGGTATTGTTTTTAGGTTTAACAAGGATAGTGGCAGAGGGAGGGCTAGCATGTGCAGTAGCGCCGTCAATAGCGCCTTCTCTTGCAGTGTCAGGTTTAGGGACATCCATATTTGGAGCTGGCGGTATGGTAAGTCTTGCGTTCACATATGTATGGGGATCAGACCTGAGAACGTTTGTGATGGCAGCAACAGCACATAGCCTGAAGATAATAGAGGTAATAAAGACAAACAGAAGAAAGCTTTTCTGGTTCATATTAGCGGCTCTCGTAATAGGTCTTGGCGCTACATTCTGGATAGCGTTGAAGCTGGCATACACACATGGAGGAATAAACCTGAATTCATGGTTCTTTGTCAGTGGCCCCCAACACCCATATAAATATGCAATAGACAAAATATTGCATCCAACAGGAGTGAACTGGACGGGCTGGCTGCATACAGCAATAGGCGGAGGATTTATGGCGTTTCTGATGTTTATGAGATACAGGCTTCTGTGGTGGCCCATACATCCTGTTGCATATCCCATAAGCGCTGTGTGGATAATGGAAAACCTGTGGTTCAGCATATTCATTGCGTGGATAATAAAGTCAGTGCTCACAAGATACGGAGGAAATAAGGTATTCAAGGCTTCAAGACCGTTCTTCCTGGGGCTGATCCTGGGACAGCTGGTTGCTGCAGGGCTCTGGTTTGTTCTTGACCTAATAGCAGGACATACTGGAAATCAAGTATTCTGGATATAGCCCTGCCTTGCAAATCACTTATACATCTTTGGTCGGGGCGAGAGGATTCGAACCTCCGACCTCCTGCTCCCAAGGCAGGCGCGCTAAACCAAGCTGCGCTACGCCCCGTACATCTTTGATAAAAGACTGGTGTATATTATCAAAGGTGATTACACAGGTCAATTAAAAATGACAAGCGAGGTTCTGATTGTATTAACCTGCCTCTAATGCTAAAATTACTAAAAAAAGGAGGGTTTTAATAAAGATATGAAAAGGATTATACTAATATTTGTATTTTTTCTGTTTCTGCTTATTCAACATGTTTATGTCTCTGCTGAGGATAAGGGTCAGAATATATCTGCAGAAATAAAGGTAAATATAGATGGGGAGGAGAAGACTATTAAATTTACCAAAGAAGAAATAGAACAGCAAAAGATAGATTCTAATAAAGCACTTAAAGAAATAAAGGCTAAAGAATCACATTATTATTCCAGGTGGAAACGTTACCAGAAAAAAGATAAAAATGGTAAGGATATATGGATAAGATATGAAATCTATCAGGGGGAATATCCTTATTCTAGCTCTGATGATGCATATGGCAATAATATAACTATTCAGCAGCCTTATACATCATTTTCAGTTGGCGATAGAGTTAAATATGTTGGTCCTAAAAAAGGACTTGTAGGCGAAAAGGGTACTGTGATTAAAAATATGGATAAATATGGAACTTCAAATTACAGCAGAAAGATACAGGTGAGATTTGACAACAGAGGAAAAAAGACATTAAGCCCTGTAGACTTAGAAAAGGTTGAATAAATCTGTTTTTTAAATAGGGAAAGTTATTTCTCTCCTCTCTTTCTGAGACCTGTATATCCCAATTATTATCTCCACGGCTTTTCTTCCTTCTCCGCCATTTACCTTAGGCTGTCTGTCTGTTCTTATTGCTTCAACCATATCAGCTATCTGGCGTATATGGCCTTCTGAACTCATTTGTTTTATCGGATCATTTGCTGAGCTTGACGTATTGTCCTTGCCTATATTTCTTATCTCTTTATCCCCTTCTTTTGGGGTTTCAAAATCCCACTTTTCGATTTTTTCTCCATTAATCACAACTGAACCTTTTTCTCCATGAATTGAGATCACAGGATCATATCCTGGATATATAGATGTCGTTCCAGTTATTATTCCTAGAGCCCCGTTTCTTAACTTAAGCGTTGCTACAGCTGTATCCTCGACTTCTATGTTACGCGCTAATGTCGCAGTATAAGCGTATATACTTGATACATCTCCAGCCAGATAATAGAGAGCATCTATTGTATGTATTGATTGATTCATTAACGCTCCACCGCCATCAAGAGCCCATGTCCCCCTCCATTTTCCACTATTATAATACTCCTGACTTCTAAACTCCTTACATACTCCGCTTACAAAAACCAGTCTCCCAAATCTACCCTGTTCAATAGCCTCCTTTGTCTTTACTATTGCTGGTTTAAACCTTGTTGGAAAGATTACACACAGCTTTAAATTGTTTTCCCTGCATGCATCTATTATCCTGTCGCACTTTTCTAACGTTATATCCAAAGGTTTTTCCACTATAAGATGTTTTCCTTTTTCTGCGGCTTTAAGAGCAGATTCCATATGCATTCCACTTGGAGTGCATATGTTCACAATATCTATATCATCCCGTTCTAACATCTTCGCATAATCCATGTAAGCATCTGCATTATATTTATCTGCAAGCTGCTTTGCCTTTTCCTCAACTATGTCCGCTACTGCCACCAGTTTTGCGCCATCAATCTTGGATATTGCCTCTGCATGAAATGGACCTATATTGCCTGTTCCTATAATTGCAAATCTCAGCTCATCAGCCATTATCTTATACCTCCTTTAACCAGCACTTCTACCTCTTTTGATGGAGGAACCTCCAGTTCCCATCTCTTTATTTCTTTACCATCATTTTCCACCACTGTTGTTGGAATGCTATCTACATTATAGAATGCGCCTTCTGCTAAGCCCTCAACTGTGTCCATATCATAGAAAGACATCTTAACCCGGTTAGACATATTCCATTTTGGTATAAAGAACTCCAGTTTATTTTTTGTAGTCTTGCACTTTGCGCAGTTGGGCTTACCAAATACCTTTATACTTGTACTCTCCGCCATAATACATGTCTCCCTTCAGGCTATTTTATATTGCCCTTTTTGCCTATCCCTTAATTCTCCAAGCTTTGATTTATTCCAGTTATTTACCCTGCTGAAATATCCAACGATTCTTGTTATACCATATACATCCTCGCTACCACAATTACCGCATGCATCAACCAGACCCCGAGTAGTCTTGCTACAACTGTTACAGATTGTAAATTCAGGAGATATAGCTAGCTGTGCAGCTTTTGTATTATGAAAAGTCTTCTTAACAAGATTAAATATGCTTTCAGGAGAAGGCTTTGCCTCCCCAATAAATGCATGCAGGATAGCACCTGATTCTATCATTGTATGAAACTTTGCCTGCTTTTCTATTCTTTCCACCAAACCTATAGGAGCATCTGCGCGGAAATGAATAGAATTAGTATAATAGTATTCATCCTGAGCCATATTGCCTTTTACTATATCCTTGCTTTCAGGATATTCTCTCATATCCACCTTTGCAAGGCGTCTTGCTGCGCTCTCTGCTGGTGACTCTTCAAGCGCAACTCTTAATCCGTGTTTTTGCTCATATTTCTTAGTAGTCAGATTCATAAAGGAGATTATTTTGAGACCCAATTTATATATATCTTCACCTTCATGAAGTTCCTTTCCAGTTAAATACTGAACACATTCATTAAGACCTATAATGCCAATTATGTAAGTAGCCTCATCAAGATCAACATACTGTCTTCCATCCTTTGCCTTTTTACCAATCTGCCATAATGGCATGCTTTTATCTTTCATAAGAGATGCAATAAATTTTTTCTTTTGTATGTGAGCTATCATAGCTAAATCCATTGCATGTTCAATTTCCTTATAAATACCGTCTATATTTCCTTTACCAGCTCTGTAGGCTGCTTGCGGCAGATTTATGGTAACATTCTGAAATCCACAGAAGCGCATGCTTTCAGGATGTTTTATCATATAATCATCTTTTATCTGGGTTCTCAGACGACAGCAGGCACTGAGTGTAACCTCATCCCTGTCAAACACAAAGTAGGGAGTCCCATTCTCGCTTGCTATTTTACACGCATATTTAACGAGCTCAAGTTGTTTTGGGTCATTGAATGTTTCCTCACTTATATGCAGATCCATTTTAGGAAATGCAAATACATTTCCATAGCGGTCCCCGGATCTCCATACATCCATCATTGCCTTACTAAATTTCTGAGCCCATGGTTCATACTCTGCATAAGTCTTGCCTGTGTATTCTCCCTTTGGTCCTATGGCTTCAATATTTTTTAGATATCCAGGAATACCTGTATGAATATTAAAGTCCAAAAATAATGTTTGTCCTCCGCGACTGAATGCATTTTGGCTGGCGCTAAAGATCAGATACTGCGCCTCCTGGCGCATTTCTTTCTCGCTCATTCCAACAACATATGGGGCATAGAAGATATTTATATACCCAACACCCAGAGCTCCTGCATAATAAGCCTGCATGGATGCTAAAAATGTATTTAAGTGTCCTGTCAGGGTTCTGGCGTGAGAAGCCGGAGCTGAGGAGGTGTCTAAATTTACTAATTCAAGTCCATACTTTTTTATGTATTCCAGAGAATGAGAGGAACAATATACTCTTGTAGGATATCCAAGATCGTGCAAATGAATTATTCCTTTAAGATGCGCTTCGGCAATGTCAGAACTAAATATCTTCCGTAAAGCATATTGCTTTAAAGTACTCTCTGCAATTGTCAAGTTTATCGCTTCCGGATTGTTAACAGCAATATTGGAATTCTCGTTACTTTTAGAAAAGACAAGTTGCTCTATGTCAAATATTGGCATTCCCAATACCTGCTGCTTTGAAAGTTTTTGTTTATATCCATTGATAAACAGCTCATTATCTACCAGCTCTCTTATAAGGGATGTAGAAATCTGTGTAAGACCAGATGTAAAGATGTTTTCTTCAACAGACGTGGCTATTTTGTCTGCTATTGACTGAGACACACCGGCCTCTTTTACAAGAGCCATTGATATTTTCGCTTTATTCCATGGAAGAATTTCGTCAGCAGTAATAGTTGACACAAAAAGAGATAGATCCGTAGTTGTTGCTTTTGCTTTCTTCTCCTTTCTAACCTGAAGCATTTCCCGCAAGCGGCTGCGCTCATTTCTATAGAGGATATACGCCTTAGATGTTTTAGCATGCCCTGTTTCAATAAGCACTTTCTCTACAATATCTTGAATTTCTTCTATTTCAGGGATCTTATCTCTGAAGTTTTGCTCAAGATATGAAGTTATAGCATTGGTTAATTCTTCAGCTACTGCTTTATCCTGTCCGCCAACAGCTGTTGCAGCTTTAAAAATAGCCTGCATAATCTTGTTTTTATCAAATGAAACTATTCTGCCATCCCTTTTTCTAACTGAGGTAAGCGTACGTGTATTTGCCATCTTTAACATCCCCTATTTTTGATTATAGTCTTTGCATGATCCAGGAAATCTCCTATATCCTCAAATTGACGATATACTGAAGCGAATCTTACA is drawn from bacterium and contains these coding sequences:
- a CDS encoding thioredoxin family protein; the protein is MAESTSIKVFGKPNCAKCKTTKNKLEFFIPKWNMSNRVKMSFYDMDTVEGLAEGAFYNVDSIPTTVVENDGKEIKRWELEVPPSKEVEVLVKGGIR
- the nrdD gene encoding anaerobic ribonucleoside-triphosphate reductase, whose protein sequence is MANTRTLTSVRKRDGRIVSFDKNKIMQAIFKAATAVGGQDKAVAEELTNAITSYLEQNFRDKIPEIEEIQDIVEKVLIETGHAKTSKAYILYRNERSRLREMLQVRKEKKAKATTTDLSLFVSTITADEILPWNKAKISMALVKEAGVSQSIADKIATSVEENIFTSGLTQISTSLIRELVDNELFINGYKQKLSKQQVLGMPIFDIEQLVFSKSNENSNIAVNNPEAINLTIAESTLKQYALRKIFSSDIAEAHLKGIIHLHDLGYPTRVYCSSHSLEYIKKYGLELVNLDTSSAPASHARTLTGHLNTFLASMQAYYAGALGVGYINIFYAPYVVGMSEKEMRQEAQYLIFSASQNAFSRGGQTLFLDFNIHTGIPGYLKNIEAIGPKGEYTGKTYAEYEPWAQKFSKAMMDVWRSGDRYGNVFAFPKMDLHISEETFNDPKQLELVKYACKIASENGTPYFVFDRDEVTLSACCRLRTQIKDDYMIKHPESMRFCGFQNVTINLPQAAYRAGKGNIDGIYKEIEHAMDLAMIAHIQKKKFIASLMKDKSMPLWQIGKKAKDGRQYVDLDEATYIIGIIGLNECVQYLTGKELHEGEDIYKLGLKIISFMNLTTKKYEQKHGLRVALEESPAESAARRLAKVDMREYPESKDIVKGNMAQDEYYYTNSIHFRADAPIGLVERIEKQAKFHTMIESGAILHAFIGEAKPSPESIFNLVKKTFHNTKAAQLAISPEFTICNSCSKTTRGLVDACGNCGSEDVYGITRIVGYFSRVNNWNKSKLGELRDRQKGQYKIA
- a CDS encoding enolase C-terminal domain-like protein, with amino-acid sequence MSRKEIKIEKTNCNFEREAFIRPFGFKGGYITEAWQSISSLTSSSGKTGLGIGTQSVLWSDASVFSSHSEAGGNALMFAMTEFALRRAKELAFSNPIELLEELVPQVHEYGKKITNNPDLRLTFALNSLVGVDNAAWMLFAKENNVTNFDDMIPEEYRVCLSYRHKKLASIPLMAYAIPLKEIVDAVKDGYFFLKVKIGSDPDKDGDREKMLQWDMKRIEEIHKAVGDTRIEHTKDGKIPYYFDANGRYDTKERLQRLLDHTKKIGAFDQIAIVEEPFPEEYEVDVSDLGVKIAADESAHSDKDVKKRIQMGYGAIALKPIAKTLSMSLKILKVAHEAEVPCFCADLTVTPILVDWNKNVAARIGPLPGMSIGVLETNGHQNYKRWEELIRFHPCSGAEWMKTKDGLFNLDDDFYNQSGGIFQISEHYQSLVV
- a CDS encoding biopolymer transporter ExbD → MKSRLYSYTPISQINITSLVDVTMVLLIVFILITPIMLHGINVQLPQSSSERMNVSKDAVTISISRYGSLYLDNAKVTYESLRKRLKIIVESTQNTSVIIKADKSVKYGEVIKVLDIVKESGISRVGLPTRVRNISR
- a CDS encoding Gfo/Idh/MocA family oxidoreductase, encoding MADELRFAIIGTGNIGPFHAEAISKIDGAKLVAVADIVEEKAKQLADKYNADAYMDYAKMLERDDIDIVNICTPSGMHMESALKAAEKGKHLIVEKPLDITLEKCDRIIDACRENNLKLCVIFPTRFKPAIVKTKEAIEQGRFGRLVFVSGVCKEFRSQEYYNSGKWRGTWALDGGGALMNQSIHTIDALYYLAGDVSSIYAYTATLARNIEVEDTAVATLKLRNGALGIITGTTSIYPGYDPVISIHGEKGSVVINGEKIEKWDFETPKEGDKEIRNIGKDNTSSSANDPIKQMSSEGHIRQIADMVEAIRTDRQPKVNGGEGRKAVEIIIGIYRSQKERREITFPI
- a CDS encoding MotA/TolQ/ExbB proton channel family protein encodes the protein MNSSLILSFQHSGWVGRIIVLLLFAISVIAWTIIIIKFRAIRKAERASKQFLRIFRNSSSENVFNLSIKDGEEHRFSPVFQVYKQGCEKVNSIGKDITASDLKYIEKTLLSSVSDSFFKLERFLGFLATTAGVSPFIGLLGTVWGILNVFLQVSLQGTASIGTVAPGVAEALITTVAGLVVAIPALVAYNFFSNQLRVLSIETDNFAGEFLSLTERKLVRAQNL